Genomic segment of Kibdelosporangium phytohabitans:
GCGGCCGTCGCGGGGTACGCGCTCGGCGGCGGGTGCGAGCTGGCGATGATGTGCGACGTGCTGATCGCCGCGGACACCGCCACGTTCGGCCAGCCCGAGATCACCCTCGGCGTCATCCCCGGCATGGGCGGCTCGCAGCGGCTGACCAGGGCGATCGGCAAGGCCAAGGCGATGGACCTGTGCCTGACCGGCCGCACGATGGACGCGGGCGAGGCCGAGCGCGCCGGTCTCGTCTCGCGGATCGTGCCTGCTGATTCCCTTGTGGACGAAGCGATCGCGGTCGCCGGGAAGATCGCGTCGATGTCCACTCCGGCCGCGATGATGGTCAAGGAAGCGGTCAACCGGGCGTTCGAGAGCTCGCTGGCCGAGGGAATCCTGTTCGAGCGCAGGCTGTTCCACACCACGTTCGCCACCGCGGACCAGCAGGAGGGCATGGCCGCGTTCGCCGAGAAGCGACCGGCCAGGTTCGTCAACGGGTGACCCGCATCACGATCACTTCGCAAGCAACTTCCGGCGGTACTCGTGCGTCAGTTAGGTAGGGATCTTGTACGTCAGGTGAATTAAGGGGTTTGGTGTGGTCGCCTCGAAGGCGAAGGCGCTTGGCAAGCTGGTGGCGTTGGTCGTGACGGCTGGTGTGGTGTTGGCGGCGATCCTGTTCCCGTACGTGGGCGGGATGGGGGTGGCCGCGAACCGGGTGAGTGACACGATCGCGGCGGTGCCTGCCGACCTGGTGGCGGCGCAGATGCCGCTCGGCAGCACGATCCTGGACCGCAACGGCCAGCCGATCGCGTACCTGTACGACCAGGACCGGGAGATCGCCACGGCCGAGGAGATCCCCAAGTACATGCGCGACGCCATCGTCGCCATCGAGGACCACCGGTTCTACCAGCACAACGGCCTGGACGCGCAGCGCAGCCTCAAGGCGGTCGGCGGTTTCTTCGCCGGCGAGTCCGCGGGCGGCGGCTCGACGCTGACCCAGCAGTACGTCAAGAACTACCTGGGCTTCGTGCTGGCGAAGGACGACGCCGAGCGCAAGCAGGCCATGGCGCACAGCCCCGCACGAAAGATCCGTGAAGCCAAGCTCGCCGTCGAGATCGAACGGCAGATGGGCAAGGACGACATCCTCGTCCGTTACCTCAACCTCGTGCCGTTCGGTGGCAACGTGTTCGGCGTCAAGGCCGCCGCGCGCACGTACTTCGGCACCACCCCGGACAAGCTGACGCTCGCCCAGTCGGCGTTCCTCGCCGCGATGGTCAACAAGCCGACCACGCTGCTGAAAGACCCGGTCGAGGCCAAGAAGCGGCGCAACCTCGTGATCGACCGGATGCTGGAGACCGGCTTCCTCAAGGAGGGCAAGCAGGTCGCCGACGAGGCCAAGAACGACGACATCGCCCTCGCGCAGCCGCTCAACACCCGCTCCAACGACTGCGGGAACCTCGACGGCGGCACGACCACCGGCTTCTTCTGCGGTTACGTCCTGGACTACCTGGCCAAGGCCGGACTGTCCAAGGACAAGATCAAGCGCGGCGGCTACGTGATCAAGACGACGATGGACCCGGCCGCGACCGAAGCGGCCAAGCGCGCCGCGGAGAACCAGGTTTCCAAGGACACCAAGGGGATCGCCAACGTGATGGCGGTCGTCGAGCCGGGCGCCGACAAGCACCCGGTCCGCGCGCTCGCGGCCAACCGCGACTTCGGCATCGACGCGGGCAAGGGGCAGACCGCCTACCGGCTGCCCAGCACGATCACCCGGTTCGGCGCCGGGTCGATCTACAAGATCTTCACCGCGGCCGCCGCGCTGGACCGCGGGGTCGCGGGCGTGAACAAGTCGATGCCCGTCCCGGCCTCGTACACCTCGGGTGTCTACAAGGGAGAGAAGAACAAGCCGTACACGGTCACCAACGACTCCAGCGGCGGCGACACCACCATGACGCTGCAGGGCGCGCTGGCGCACTCGCCGAACACCGCGTTCGTGCGGCTGGAGGAGGAAGCCGGCCTGGACAGGGTCGTCGACATGTCGGTCAAGCTCGGCATGCGCGACAGCATGCAGACGGTCAACCGCGGCGGTGAGAAGCCGGACGCCGACGCCAAGGACGCCACGCTGCGGATCAACCAGGAGCAGTGGGTCAAGGACGGCAAGATCGGGTCGTTCACCCTCGGCGTCACCGTCACCAGCGTGCTCGAACTGGCCAACGTCGGCGCCACGATCGTCAGCGACGGCAAGTGGTGCCCGCCGACCCCGATCGACCAGATCCTCGACCGGGACGGCAAGTCGGTCGCGATCAACGAGCCCGGCTGCGAGCAGGCGGTCGAGCCCGGCCTGGCCCGCAGCCTCGGCCAGGCGATGAGCAAGGACACCACCGAGGGCACCGCGGCGGACCCGGCGAACAAGGCGGGCTGGACCCGGCAGATGATCGGCAAGACCGGTACCACCCAGATCCACCAGTCGGCCGGTTTCGTCGGCGCCACCACGAAGCTGGCGGGCGCGGTGCTGGTGTTCAGCGACAGCGACACCCCGAAGCCGATCTGCGACGGCGTCAAGCCGTACCTGTGTGCCAAGGGCAACATCTACGGCGGCAAGGTGCCCGCGCGTACCTGGTTCGAGGCGATGAAACCGCTGCACAAGGGCATACCGGACACTCCGTTGCCACCGGCGGACCCGAAGTACCTGAACTAAGCAGCGACACGCTACTAGAACGCCCAGATCATGTGCCGGACCTCGGGTGGTTCGGCGGCCAGCGCCCTGGCGGCGTTGTAGACCTGAAGGTCCACGGCAGTACCTCGTTCGAGGTGCTGCCGGAGGTGTTCCTGCCAGGTCGTCAGCACGAACGTCTCCAGGAACAGTTCGGGCTCCTCGGAGTCGCGGAACAAGCCCCACATGGTCGCGCCGGTCCGCCGCCGCGACCGGCCGACCTTCTGCATCACCGCGGTGAACTCCGCGACGTCCTCCTCGGCCACTCGCCACTTCAGCGTGACCAGCACCGGCCCGTCGGTGTGGTCGGGCCCCTCGGGTGGCTCGTCCCACACCGCGGCCGGTGTGACGTCCAACTGCCGTTCGGTGAGCGGCAGCCTGCGCATCGCGTAGAGAGCTGCCACGGTCATCGCCGCCGCGGGGATCGCCATCGCCCAGCGCAGGTCGAACAGGTTGGCCACAACGCCCCACAGCACCGCGCCGATGGCCTGGCCGCCCATCAGCATCAGCTGGTAGTACGCCAGCGCGCGCGCACGGGTCCACGCAGGCAACAGCACCTGAGCGGTCGCGTTGAGCGTGGACAGCACCGCGATCCACCCGGCGCCCGTGACGAGCATCGCCACCACAGCCACCACGATCGAACCAGTGAACCCCGCGACGGCCGTCGCCACCGCGTAGGCGCAGGTCGCGATCGTGATCACGGTGTTCTTCCCGGCTGTGCGCAGCAGCCTCGGCACGATGAACGCGCCACCGATCGCCCCGGCGCCGACGCTGCCGAGCAGGACGCCGTACCCACCCGCGCCCAGGCCGAGCGGGCCGCGTGCGATCGCGGGCAGCAACGCCCACAACCCGCTGGCGAACAGGACGAACAGGACGCATCGCACCAGGACGCGCGAGTACAGCGGCGAACTGCGCACGTACCGCGCTCCACTGCGCACGGCGGTGAGGACGTGCTCGGCGCCCAGCGGGCGATGGTCGGCCGGCCGTCGCCAGAACCCCAGCACCAGCAGAACACCGATGAACGACACGGTGTTGAACGCGAACGTCGCCTCCGGGCCCGCCGCCGCGATCAGCACTCCGCCGAGCGCGGGCCCGATCGCCCGGCCGACGTTCATGTTGACGCCGTTGAGCAACGCCGCCTGCGGGATCTCCTCACGCGGCACCAGCTCCGGCTGGATCGCCTGGAACGACGGCATCGACGCGGCCTGGCCGACGCCCATCAACGCGATCAGCGCCAGCAGGAGCGTCGGCGTGGTGACGTCCGTTGCGGTCAGCAGCATCAGCCCGGCCGCGCCGAGCAGCATCAGCGCCTGGCCGAACAGCAGCACCTTGCGCCGGTCCAGGATGTCGCCGAGCGCGCCCGACGGCACGACCAGCAGGAACACCGGCAGCGTGGTGGCCGCCTGGACGAGCGCGACCTGCAGTGCGGTACCGCCGAGATCACCCATCAGCCACTGGGCGCCGACGGTCTGCGCCCAGGTGCCGATGTTCGACGCGAACTGGGCCAGCCACAGCGCGCGGTACGCGCCACGCCGCAGCGGTGCCCACGGTGACGGAGCGGTCATGCGGTGAATCTTGCCCGGCCCCGGCCTGGCTCACAGTTCGGCGACGCGACCGGTCAGGATCGACACCCGGATCTGTTCGGTGAACGGCAGGTGGGGCTGGAGTACGTCGTGGAGCCGCTCAGCGAACTGCTCCCGCTGCTCCGGGGCGGGAAGGCGGTGCACGGGCAGTGCCGAGTAGACACCGCCGACGATCTGTTCGGTGCTGAGCTCGTCGGTGTAGTCGACGGCGGTGCTGGCCACGTCGTAGCCCGCAGCCGTCAGACTGTCGCCGTATCGCAGTTGGCTGGCGTCGTCGGTACCGCAGGTGCGGGTGAGTTTGGTCCCCAGCCACTGCTCCAGGTAACCGCGCAGTGCGTGCGACCACGCCGTGTCCTGCTGCCACAGCGGTGTCCCGTTGGCCAGCACGGCCACACCGCCACCGGACCGGAGGAGAGGAGCCAGGTCCCGGAACAGCTTCTCGTGATCCATCCAGTGCAGCGCTTGGCCGACGGTGACCCCGCCGAGGTTCCGGTCACCGATCACGGTGCCCAGCGTGGGCAGGTCGGCGTCGGACCCGATCATCCAGCTGACGTTGGCCACGCCCTGCTCGCCGGCGGCCGACCGGGCACGCACCAGCATGTCCGGCTCCGGGTCCACGGCGACGACGGACCGCACCCGCCGGGCGAGGGGCAGGGTCAGCTGGCCGGTCCCGCACCCGAGATCGACCACGACGTCGTCGGTGCTCAACCCGAACGCCTCCACCAGCGCGTCGATCGCCGCTGGTGGATAACCGCGCCGGTACCGGTGGTAGTAGTCGGCCACTGCGCCGCGAAATCCCAGGTCCATGTCCTCAGCTTGCTGGGCGGGACCCCGGTCGCGACACCGGTTCAGCTCACAGCGTGACAGATCAGGCCGGGATGACCTGCCAGTGCTGGCTCGTGCTGCCGGTGTCGCTCTGCTGCGCGATCGGTGCCTTGTCGGCGGTCGGGTCACCACCGACCCCCAGGAGCTTGCCGCTGCGCGCGCTCACGATCTTCACGTACCCGCCGCCCGCGTCCACCAGGCGCCACTGCTGGTTGACGCCACCGTTGGCGGTCCACTGGATGATCTTGGCGCCGTCCGCGGTCGAGTGGTCGGCCACGTCGACGACCAGTCCCGTCACCGCGCTGGCGATGGTCGAGACGCCGTTGCCGAGGTCGTTGAAGAGCCACTGCTGGTTGGCGTTGCCGTGCTGGGTGTACTGGATCAGCTGGGTCCCCGGCGTGGCCGACAGGCCGGGCACGTCGAGAGCCTTGCCGCTGCGCCGGTTGACCAGCACGCTGTAGTTGCTCAGCTTGTGCCGCAACGAGATCGGCTTGGGCTCCAGCTGGTGCAGGTCGAGCACCATGACCTCGTTGGCGCCCTTGCGCAGCCACGTTCCCGGGCAGAACAGGTTCTGCTGCGGTCCGATCTTCCAGTAACGGCCGAGGTTGTTGCCGTTGACCCACACGAGGCCGTGTGTCCATCCGGTCATGTCCAGGTACGTGTCGCCCACAGTGGACAACGTGAGCGTGGCCTTGAAGAAGATGCCCGGCCGGTCCGGTGCGGAGATCACCGGTTTCAGCGCGGCAACATACGCTTCGTCGACCGGCAGCGGGTAGGTCTGCCAGCCCGTGAGCGTGGTCCCCGCCAGCGACACCTGCTGCGTGATGCCCTTGCGGTCGACTATCTCGTGCCCGAAGTTGATCCGCCCGAGGCCCTCGACCAGGATGTCCACAGTGGCCACGGCGTTGGGCAGGGCCAGCGAGTCCCCGGTGGTCACCTGCAGCGGACCGGCGTAGCTGGACGGCAAGGCCGTGCGTGAGATCCCGCCCTGGTACGTGCCGTTGGCGAAGACCGTGGCGTAGTCGTGCACCGCCGTGACCTTCAAGGTGCCGCCGCTGCTCACCGCTTTGCGGTACAACATGAATCCGCTGTTCTGACCGTACGCCTCCATCGGCTTGACGGTCCGGGTGTCCAGTTTCGCGGGCAGGTTGTCCCACAACGACGCGTAAGGCGTGGGAGTCACGCCATCGTGCGCGATGGTCGGGATGGCCGCGGGGATCGGCGGCGGTGTGCCGACGTAGCCGGCGATGAGGTCGCGGTACGCCGGGTACAGCGCGGCCGGCGCTCCCTGTTCGGTGATCGGCGCGCCGTAGTCGTAGCTGGTGACGTCCGGCTGGTAGCCCTTGTCGTCGAAGTTCGCGCCCGCCCAGTAGCCGAAGTTCGTGCCGCCGTGCAGCACGTAGATGTTGAACGACAGGTTGCCGTCCATCAGGCCGCGCAGTGTGCCGGTGATGTCGGTCGGCCCGGCCATCGCCGGTTCGCCCCAGTGTGTGAGCCAGCCGGGGTAGAGCTCGCCGGACATGGCGGGCACCGCCGGGAAGGACGCGCGGCACCTGGCGATGTCCGCCGCGGTGCCGCCGGACAGGCCGATCGCGCCGCCGGGCACGACTGTGCGGTTCTCTTCGACCTGGCGTAGGCCGTCCTGGGTGTAGAACGGGCCGGTGATGCCGTCGTCCAGCCACATCTGGCGGATGTCGGTGAGGTGGGCCGTCTCGTTGCCGTACGACCCGAACTCGTTCTCGACCTGGACCATCAGCACCGGGCCGCCGTTGTCGATCATCAACGGCTTGGCCACGGGCGCGATGGCCTTGACGTACCGGCGCACCGCGGCCATGTACTGCGCGTCCTTGCTGGTGCGCAACGCCACCGGGTCGTCGGCCAGCAGCCACGCGGGGAGACCGCCCAGATCCCACTCCGCGCACACGTACGGCCCGGGGCGCAGCAGCACCCACATGCCTTCTTCCTGGCAGATGCGGATGAACGCGGCGAAGTCGCGGCGGTCGGTCGTCAGGTCGAACCGGCCCTGCCGTTCCTCCAGGTAGTTCCACATCAGGTACACGCCGATGGTGTTGAGGCCCATCGCCTTGGCCATCTGCACGCGGTGGCGCCAGTACTGCCGGGGGATGCGCACCGGGTGCATCTCGCCGCTGCGGATCTGGAACGGCTTGCCGTCGAGCAGGAACGCCGAACCGTTGGCGGCGAACGTGAACCGCTGGCCCGCCGCGTGTGCCTCCCCGGTGGCGCCCATCGCACCCAACGGGGTCAGCAGACTGGCGGCCAGGAAACCACGACGTTTCATCCGATGCGCTCCTCGTCGGCTCGATGTTGTTCGATTTTGTGCGCAAACCTGCGTACAAGTCAATAAGACCAAACATAAATGAGCATGATGTAAGCACGTTTGCGCACGGTGAAAACCTGGTCCTGCCGCGCCCGCCGGGCGGCTAACCTGTGGGTTCCGCGAAATCAGCGACACAGAAGGTGGCAGAACGGATGGGTGTCCCAGATCGACCGTCGTTGGACGGTCTGGCCGAGAAATGGGCGGCACAGTGGGAAGCGAAGGGGCTGTACAGGTTCAGCGTCCCGGCTGACCGCGCCGCCGTATTCTCGATCGACACGCCACCTCCGACCGTCAGCGGATCACTGCACGTCGGTCACGTGTTCTCCTACACGCACACCGACATCGTCGCCCGCTACCAACGGATGCGCGGCAAACACGTGTTCTACCCGATGGGCTGGGACGACAACGGCCTGCCGACCGAACGGCGCGTCCAGAACTACTTCGGCGTCCGGTGCGAGCCGTCGTTGCCCTACGACCCGGATTTCCAGGCGCCCGCGCCAGGCAACAAGAAGGTCGTGGACGTCTCACGGCGCAACTTCGTCGAGCTGTGCGAGCGGCTCACGGTCGAGGACGAGAAAGCGTTCGAGGACCTGTGGCGCCAACTGGGTCTGTCGGTCGACTGGACGTTGACGTACACCACGATCGGCCGCCATTCGCAGCGCGTGTCCCAACGCGCGTTCCTCCGCCAGTTGCACGCGGGGGAGGCCTACCAGGCCGAGGCGCCGACGTTGTGGGATGTCGGTTTCCGCACGGCGGTGGCACAGGCGGAGCTGGAGGACCGCGACCACCCTGGTGCGTGGCACCGCATCGCGTTCCACGGCCCGGCCGGGGACAAGATCCACATCGAGACGACGCGGCCGGAACTGCTGCCCGCCTGCGTGGCGCTGATCGCGCACCCCGACGACGAGCGCTACCAGCACCTGTTCGGCACGACCGTGACGACGCCGGTGTTCGGGATGACTGTTCCCGTCCTGGCACACGAGGCCGCGGAACGGGATCGCGGCGCGGGCATCGCGATGTGCTGCACCTTCGGCGATCTGACCGACGTGCGCTGGTGGCGTGAGCTGAAACTGCCCAACCGCACGGTGATCGGCCGCGACGGGCGGATCCTGCCCGACGGCCCCGAAGGCGTCGACCGCGAGGCTTACGACCGGCTCGCCGGCGCGACCGCGCACACCGCGCGGGAACGCGTCGTCGGGATGCTGCGGGAATCCGGTGACCTGGACGGCGAACCGCGCCCGGTCGTCCGGCCGGTGAAGTTCTACGAGAAGGGCGACAGGCCACTCGAGATCGTCGCCAGCAAGCAGTGGTTCATCCGGTCGGCGGCGCACCAGGACGTGCTGCTGCGCCGCGGCGAGCAACTGCGCTGGCACCCGGCGAACCTGAAGGTCCGGTACGACGACTGGGTCCGCGGCCTCAACGGCGACTGGCTGATCTCCCGCCAGCGCTACTTCGGCGTGCCCTTCCCGGTCTGGTACGCCGTCGACGCCGACGGAGAACCGGGCGAGCTGATCCTGCCCGGCGAGGACGCGCTGCCCGTCGACCCGTCCTCCGACGTGCCCGACGGGTACACGGCCGACCAGCGCGGCATGCCCGGCGGGTTCGTCGGCGAGACCGACGTGATGGACACGTGGGCCACCTCCTCGCTGACCCCGCAGATCGTGTGCGGGTGGGAGGAGAACCCGCGACTGTACGCGCGGACGTACCCGATGGATCTGCGCCCGCAGGCCCACGACATCATCCGGACCTGGCTGTTCGCCACGATCCTGCGCGCGGAACTGGACTCGGGGACGCTGCCGTGGCGGCACACCGCGCTGTCCGGCTGGATCCTGGACCCGGACCGCAAGAAGATGAGCAAGTCCAAGGGCAACGTCGTCACCCCGGCCGACCTGCTCGTCCAGTACAGCCCGGACGCGGTCCGGTACTGGGCCGCCAGCGGCAGGCCCGGCACGGACACCGCGTTCGAGCAGTCCCAGATGAAGATCGGCAGGCGGCTGGCGACGAAACTGCTCAACGCGGCCAAGTTCGTCCTCGGCTTCCCGCCGCCCGAGCCGGACGCGACCGTCACCGACCTGCTCGACAAGGCCATGCTCGCTGTGCTGGACGACGTCGTGCGCCAGGCGACCGACGCGCTCGAAGCGTTCGAGTACACGACAGCGCTGGAGCGGACCGAGCGGTTCTTCTGGGTGTTCTGCGACGACTACCTCGAACTGGTCAAGCAACGCGCGTACGGCGACATCGGCGAAGGCAGCGCCCAGTCCGCACGGCTGGCGTTGCGCACCGCGCTGGACACGATCCTGCGCCTGTTCGCGCCGTTCCTGCCGTACAGCGCGGAAGAAGCGTGGTCGTGGTGGCACACCGGCTCCGTGCACACCGCACCGTGGCCCGAACCGCGCGGCACGTCGGCGGACGGTGCCGCGCTCGAGCTGGCCAGCTCGGTGATCACGGTGATACGCAAGGAGAAATCCGCCGCGAAGCTGTCCATGCGCGCCGAGGTCGACGCGGTCCGGGTGCACGCCCCGGCCGATCAACTCGACGTGGTCGCGTCGATCGGCCCGGACCTGCGCGCCGCCGGGAACATCGGCACGCTCGATGTCGTGCCGTCCGGCGAACTCCGGGTGGAGGTGTCGCTAAACCGGTTGTGACTGGCGGGAGTCCTGCAGGACTTCGCGGGCGACGAGGACGCCGCCGACGAAGGCGACCGGCATGACGACGATCGCGAGCAGCGGGATGGCGCACAGCAGCGACGAGGGCAGGCCGAGGCCCAGCATCAGCCCACGGCGCTTGCGCACGTGAGCCCGGCGCTCCCTGAGCGCCATCCCGCGCCGGTAGAACGGCACAGCGACCAGTTCCAGCGCCAGGAACCACGCGCTGACCAGCGCGAGCAGCACCGGCACGACGAACTGACCGACGATCGGGATGAACCCCGCGAAGAACAGCGGGATCGTGTACATCAGCGACCACAGCACGAGGACGAGCCCGTCGCGCAGGCCCATGCCCAGCAGTTGCCACCACGGCAGGTCGACCGCGTTGGGCACGCCACCGAGGTCGTCCTCGACCTGCTCGGCGATGTACTCGTAGAAGGGCGCGCCGATGGCCAGCGTCAACGCGGAGAACGCGATCAGCCCGAGCGTCACCGACGCGGCGAACAGCACGACACCGGCGGCGATCCGGATCGTCGTCCGCCAGGTCTCCGACCAGGTGTCGGCGAAGGGCGTGACCCAGGTGGCGAGGTCGTCGATCCACACCACCAGCGCGATCATCCCGCCGAGCAGCAGCAGTGTGGTCAGGACGGCGGGGATGGCGCCGAGCAGCAACAGCTTCGGCCTGCGCAGCAGGATGCCGAGCCCCTTGCCGAACATGCCCATACCTTTGACGAAGTCACGCACCTGCTAGTTCTATCAGTGCACGCCCGGGGCTATCCGGGCGGATCGGACGTTCGGGACACCGGCCGGTTCGTCAGGAACGCGTCAACGCCGCGGCGCGCCGTATCAAAACGCCGTCAGGCGTGTTCTTCGTCCGTGCACACCCGGGGCATCCTGCGGTTATCGGCAAGATCCTTGTGGTAGACGACGATCCGCAGATCACCCGTGCGCTGCGGATCAACCTGGCCACGCGCGGGTACGACGTGGCGACCGCGCACGACGGCGCGACCGCGTTGCGCGAGACGGCAGGCGGCAAGCCCGACCTGATCGTGCTGGACCTGTGCCTGCCCGACACCGACGGCATCGACGTGATCACCGCGATCCGCGGCTGGAGCCGCACCCCCATCCTGGTGCTGTCGGCACGCCGCGACCCGCACAGCAAGGTCGCCGCGCTGGACGCGGGCGCCGACGACTACGTGACCAAGCCGTTCGGGATGGACGAGCTGCTGGCCAGGATCCGCGCGGCGACCCGGCGGTCGGCCGCGGTGGCCGCCCTCGCCCAGCAGGCGCTGGTCGACACCGGCACGTTCACAGTGGACCTGACCGCCAAGCGGATCTGGCGTGACAGCGTCGAACTGCACCTCACCCCGACCGAATGGGGTGTGCTGGACGTGCTCGCCCGCAACCGGGGCAGGCTGGTCAGCCAGCGCGTGCTGCTCGACGAGGTCTGGGGGCCCGGCCACCGGGCCGACGGCCACTACCTGCGCGTCTACATCGGACAACTGCGCCGCAAGCTCGAACCGGAACCCGCGCGCCCGCGTCACCTCATCACCGAACCGGGGATGGGATACCGGCTGGTCTGAGCCACCGGCCGCTGGTAAGTTGGGTGTAATGCCCACCAATGAGCAGATAACCCGGCACCACGACTCCGATCCGGACGAGAACCCGTGGGTCAACGGCCCGCCACCGCGGGAGACGATCGCCATCGTCCCCTACGACCCGGAGTGGCCCGGCCGCTACGAAGCACTGGCGTCCGATGTCCGGACCGCGCTCGGCGATGCCGTGCTCGACATCGAGCACGTCGGCTCCACCTCGGTCGAGGGACTCGCCGCGAAGGACGTCATCGACATCGACCTCACCGTCGCCGATCCCCGCGACGAGGACCTCTACCTTCCACAGCTGGAACGCCTCGGC
This window contains:
- a CDS encoding EI24 domain-containing protein, with amino-acid sequence MRDFVKGMGMFGKGLGILLRRPKLLLLGAIPAVLTTLLLLGGMIALVVWIDDLATWVTPFADTWSETWRTTIRIAAGVVLFAASVTLGLIAFSALTLAIGAPFYEYIAEQVEDDLGGVPNAVDLPWWQLLGMGLRDGLVLVLWSLMYTIPLFFAGFIPIVGQFVVPVLLALVSAWFLALELVAVPFYRRGMALRERRAHVRKRRGLMLGLGLPSSLLCAIPLLAIVVMPVAFVGGVLVAREVLQDSRQSQPV
- a CDS encoding MFS transporter, yielding MTAPSPWAPLRRGAYRALWLAQFASNIGTWAQTVGAQWLMGDLGGTALQVALVQAATTLPVFLLVVPSGALGDILDRRKVLLFGQALMLLGAAGLMLLTATDVTTPTLLLALIALMGVGQAASMPSFQAIQPELVPREEIPQAALLNGVNMNVGRAIGPALGGVLIAAAGPEATFAFNTVSFIGVLLVLGFWRRPADHRPLGAEHVLTAVRSGARYVRSSPLYSRVLVRCVLFVLFASGLWALLPAIARGPLGLGAGGYGVLLGSVGAGAIGGAFIVPRLLRTAGKNTVITIATCAYAVATAVAGFTGSIVVAVVAMLVTGAGWIAVLSTLNATAQVLLPAWTRARALAYYQLMLMGGQAIGAVLWGVVANLFDLRWAMAIPAAAMTVAALYAMRRLPLTERQLDVTPAAVWDEPPEGPDHTDGPVLVTLKWRVAEEDVAEFTAVMQKVGRSRRRTGATMWGLFRDSEEPELFLETFVLTTWQEHLRQHLERGTAVDLQVYNAARALAAEPPEVRHMIWAF
- a CDS encoding response regulator, yielding MLVVDDDPQITRALRINLATRGYDVATAHDGATALRETAGGKPDLIVLDLCLPDTDGIDVITAIRGWSRTPILVLSARRDPHSKVAALDAGADDYVTKPFGMDELLARIRAATRRSAAVAALAQQALVDTGTFTVDLTAKRIWRDSVELHLTPTEWGVLDVLARNRGRLVSQRVLLDEVWGPGHRADGHYLRVYIGQLRRKLEPEPARPRHLITEPGMGYRLV
- a CDS encoding beta-galactosidase, with the protein product MKRRGFLAASLLTPLGAMGATGEAHAAGQRFTFAANGSAFLLDGKPFQIRSGEMHPVRIPRQYWRHRVQMAKAMGLNTIGVYLMWNYLEERQGRFDLTTDRRDFAAFIRICQEEGMWVLLRPGPYVCAEWDLGGLPAWLLADDPVALRTSKDAQYMAAVRRYVKAIAPVAKPLMIDNGGPVLMVQVENEFGSYGNETAHLTDIRQMWLDDGITGPFYTQDGLRQVEENRTVVPGGAIGLSGGTAADIARCRASFPAVPAMSGELYPGWLTHWGEPAMAGPTDITGTLRGLMDGNLSFNIYVLHGGTNFGYWAGANFDDKGYQPDVTSYDYGAPITEQGAPAALYPAYRDLIAGYVGTPPPIPAAIPTIAHDGVTPTPYASLWDNLPAKLDTRTVKPMEAYGQNSGFMLYRKAVSSGGTLKVTAVHDYATVFANGTYQGGISRTALPSSYAGPLQVTTGDSLALPNAVATVDILVEGLGRINFGHEIVDRKGITQQVSLAGTTLTGWQTYPLPVDEAYVAALKPVISAPDRPGIFFKATLTLSTVGDTYLDMTGWTHGLVWVNGNNLGRYWKIGPQQNLFCPGTWLRKGANEVMVLDLHQLEPKPISLRHKLSNYSVLVNRRSGKALDVPGLSATPGTQLIQYTQHGNANQQWLFNDLGNGVSTIASAVTGLVVDVADHSTADGAKIIQWTANGGVNQQWRLVDAGGGYVKIVSARSGKLLGVGGDPTADKAPIAQQSDTGSTSQHWQVIPA
- a CDS encoding transglycosylase domain-containing protein; protein product: MVASKAKALGKLVALVVTAGVVLAAILFPYVGGMGVAANRVSDTIAAVPADLVAAQMPLGSTILDRNGQPIAYLYDQDREIATAEEIPKYMRDAIVAIEDHRFYQHNGLDAQRSLKAVGGFFAGESAGGGSTLTQQYVKNYLGFVLAKDDAERKQAMAHSPARKIREAKLAVEIERQMGKDDILVRYLNLVPFGGNVFGVKAAARTYFGTTPDKLTLAQSAFLAAMVNKPTTLLKDPVEAKKRRNLVIDRMLETGFLKEGKQVADEAKNDDIALAQPLNTRSNDCGNLDGGTTTGFFCGYVLDYLAKAGLSKDKIKRGGYVIKTTMDPAATEAAKRAAENQVSKDTKGIANVMAVVEPGADKHPVRALAANRDFGIDAGKGQTAYRLPSTITRFGAGSIYKIFTAAAALDRGVAGVNKSMPVPASYTSGVYKGEKNKPYTVTNDSSGGDTTMTLQGALAHSPNTAFVRLEEEAGLDRVVDMSVKLGMRDSMQTVNRGGEKPDADAKDATLRINQEQWVKDGKIGSFTLGVTVTSVLELANVGATIVSDGKWCPPTPIDQILDRDGKSVAINEPGCEQAVEPGLARSLGQAMSKDTTEGTAADPANKAGWTRQMIGKTGTTQIHQSAGFVGATTKLAGAVLVFSDSDTPKPICDGVKPYLCAKGNIYGGKVPARTWFEAMKPLHKGIPDTPLPPADPKYLN
- a CDS encoding class I SAM-dependent methyltransferase, with product MDLGFRGAVADYYHRYRRGYPPAAIDALVEAFGLSTDDVVVDLGCGTGQLTLPLARRVRSVVAVDPEPDMLVRARSAAGEQGVANVSWMIGSDADLPTLGTVIGDRNLGGVTVGQALHWMDHEKLFRDLAPLLRSGGGVAVLANGTPLWQQDTAWSHALRGYLEQWLGTKLTRTCGTDDASQLRYGDSLTAAGYDVASTAVDYTDELSTEQIVGGVYSALPVHRLPAPEQREQFAERLHDVLQPHLPFTEQIRVSILTGRVAEL
- the valS gene encoding valine--tRNA ligase; the encoded protein is MGVPDRPSLDGLAEKWAAQWEAKGLYRFSVPADRAAVFSIDTPPPTVSGSLHVGHVFSYTHTDIVARYQRMRGKHVFYPMGWDDNGLPTERRVQNYFGVRCEPSLPYDPDFQAPAPGNKKVVDVSRRNFVELCERLTVEDEKAFEDLWRQLGLSVDWTLTYTTIGRHSQRVSQRAFLRQLHAGEAYQAEAPTLWDVGFRTAVAQAELEDRDHPGAWHRIAFHGPAGDKIHIETTRPELLPACVALIAHPDDERYQHLFGTTVTTPVFGMTVPVLAHEAAERDRGAGIAMCCTFGDLTDVRWWRELKLPNRTVIGRDGRILPDGPEGVDREAYDRLAGATAHTARERVVGMLRESGDLDGEPRPVVRPVKFYEKGDRPLEIVASKQWFIRSAAHQDVLLRRGEQLRWHPANLKVRYDDWVRGLNGDWLISRQRYFGVPFPVWYAVDADGEPGELILPGEDALPVDPSSDVPDGYTADQRGMPGGFVGETDVMDTWATSSLTPQIVCGWEENPRLYARTYPMDLRPQAHDIIRTWLFATILRAELDSGTLPWRHTALSGWILDPDRKKMSKSKGNVVTPADLLVQYSPDAVRYWAASGRPGTDTAFEQSQMKIGRRLATKLLNAAKFVLGFPPPEPDATVTDLLDKAMLAVLDDVVRQATDALEAFEYTTALERTERFFWVFCDDYLELVKQRAYGDIGEGSAQSARLALRTALDTILRLFAPFLPYSAEEAWSWWHTGSVHTAPWPEPRGTSADGAALELASSVITVIRKEKSAAKLSMRAEVDAVRVHAPADQLDVVASIGPDLRAAGNIGTLDVVPSGELRVEVSLNRL